One genomic region from Aminivibrio sp. encodes:
- the cutA gene encoding divalent cation tolerance protein CutA yields the protein MPEYLKVEVYLPEEFVPALRDALDREGFLREGHYAGVMALLEVTGTWIPLEGASPYDGEIGKLSAAPEIKAEFRCRSAERDRVEAIIRSVHPYEVPVINFLPLAD from the coding sequence AATGCCGGAATATCTGAAAGTGGAGGTCTACCTCCCGGAGGAGTTCGTTCCCGCCCTCCGGGACGCCCTGGACCGGGAGGGCTTCCTGAGAGAGGGACACTACGCCGGCGTCATGGCCCTGCTGGAAGTGACGGGCACATGGATACCCCTGGAGGGAGCCTCTCCTTATGACGGAGAGATCGGGAAGCTCTCCGCGGCGCCGGAAATCAAGGCGGAATTCCGATGCCGGTCCGCCGAGCGGGACAGGGTGGAGGCAATAATCCGGTCCGTTCACCCCTACGAAGTGCCGGTGATCAATTTTCTCCCCCTGGCGGACTGA
- a CDS encoding TRAP transporter permease, with translation MVENNEIKPQEEILDSSAAEKASEIIDVEKILEKYDRESASRTLSSFWKNMVRFVCIVFSLFQLYTAAFGVYEAQIQRSIHLGFTLVLVYLLYPARLSKRKEGVKGVDVLLALLGLAVGAYIVVEYSDLMMRAGLPTTGDIVFGAACILLVLEASRRVVGIPITIVAIFFLAYAYYGPYFPGMFAHRGFSYTRIITHMYVTTEGILGMPLGVAATFVFMFILFGAFLHKTGLGKFFIDLALAATGHRVGGPAKVAVLASGFFGTISGSSVANTVTTGTFTIPLMKSIGYKPEFAGAVEAAASTGGQLMPPIMGAAAFVMSQFIGIAYIEIAIAAALPALLYYLAVGIMVHMEAKRLGLKGLPKDRLPNLKKVLSDGWHLLLPLFVIVYLLVKGYTPLRAALVCIIVTVAIAMMKKSTRLNVKDVLDALENGARSAIGVSAACACAGIIIGVVTLTGVGLKIANGIVVLSGGSFFLTLVLTMVASIILGMGLPTTAKYIVLASMAAPAITKFGVPVLAAHMFIFYFGIVADLTPPVALVSYAAAGIAQSNPMKTGFTGLRLAMAGFLIPYIFVYNPGILLIDTTLPEVVLIAATSILGAFSLALAGSGFWMRPLNIIERLVLFGSAVSLIFPGIVTDIGGALVLAAIWFLQKQGLERDALK, from the coding sequence AAACAACGAGATCAAACCGCAGGAGGAGATTCTGGACTCTTCGGCGGCGGAAAAGGCATCTGAAATCATAGACGTGGAGAAGATCCTTGAGAAATACGACAGGGAGTCGGCGAGCAGGACTCTCAGCTCCTTCTGGAAGAACATGGTCCGGTTCGTCTGCATCGTTTTTTCATTGTTCCAGCTCTATACTGCCGCCTTCGGCGTATACGAGGCCCAAATCCAGCGGTCGATCCACCTCGGCTTCACCCTGGTGCTTGTCTATCTGCTCTATCCCGCCCGCCTGAGCAAGCGCAAAGAAGGGGTCAAGGGGGTAGACGTTCTCTTGGCCCTTCTCGGCCTTGCCGTGGGAGCCTACATCGTGGTGGAGTATTCCGACCTCATGATGCGGGCAGGTCTTCCCACCACGGGTGACATCGTCTTCGGCGCCGCCTGTATTCTTCTCGTCCTGGAAGCTTCCCGGAGGGTTGTGGGCATACCCATCACCATAGTGGCCATCTTCTTCCTGGCCTATGCCTACTATGGCCCCTATTTCCCCGGAATGTTCGCCCACAGGGGCTTTTCCTACACCAGGATCATCACCCACATGTACGTCACCACCGAAGGTATTTTGGGAATGCCCCTGGGCGTGGCCGCCACCTTCGTCTTCATGTTCATCCTCTTCGGGGCGTTTCTTCACAAGACGGGCCTGGGCAAGTTCTTCATCGACCTGGCTCTCGCCGCCACGGGACACAGGGTCGGCGGCCCCGCCAAGGTGGCCGTCCTTGCGAGCGGTTTCTTCGGCACCATCTCCGGGAGCTCCGTGGCCAACACGGTGACCACGGGAACCTTCACCATCCCGCTGATGAAGAGCATCGGCTACAAGCCTGAATTCGCCGGCGCCGTGGAAGCCGCGGCCTCCACCGGCGGCCAGCTTATGCCTCCCATCATGGGCGCCGCGGCCTTTGTCATGTCCCAGTTCATCGGAATAGCCTACATCGAAATCGCCATTGCGGCGGCACTGCCCGCGCTGCTGTATTACCTCGCCGTGGGCATCATGGTCCATATGGAGGCCAAGAGACTGGGGCTCAAGGGTCTCCCGAAGGACAGGCTCCCCAACCTGAAGAAGGTTCTCTCCGATGGCTGGCATCTTCTCCTTCCCCTGTTCGTGATCGTCTACCTCCTGGTCAAGGGGTACACTCCCCTCCGGGCGGCCCTGGTCTGCATCATCGTCACTGTGGCCATCGCCATGATGAAAAAGAGCACCCGTCTCAACGTGAAGGATGTTCTTGACGCCCTCGAGAACGGCGCCCGGTCAGCGATAGGAGTGTCCGCCGCCTGCGCCTGCGCGGGCATCATCATCGGCGTGGTCACCCTCACAGGCGTTGGCCTGAAGATCGCCAACGGCATCGTGGTTCTCTCGGGAGGCAGCTTTTTCCTCACCCTTGTTCTCACCATGGTCGCCTCCATCATTCTCGGAATGGGCCTTCCCACCACGGCGAAGTACATCGTCCTCGCCTCCATGGCTGCCCCGGCCATCACGAAGTTCGGCGTGCCGGTCCTGGCCGCCCACATGTTCATATTCTATTTCGGCATCGTGGCGGACCTGACGCCCCCCGTGGCCCTCGTTTCCTACGCTGCGGCCGGAATAGCGCAGTCGAATCCTATGAAAACAGGGTTTACGGGCCTCCGTCTTGCCATGGCAGGCTTCCTCATACCTTACATCTTCGTCTATAACCCGGGCATACTGCTCATCGATACAACGCTCCCGGAGGTGGTGCTTATCGCGGCGACATCCATCCTGGGAGCATTCTCCCTCGCCCTGGCCGGTTCCGGCTTCTGGATGCGGCCCCTGAATATCATCGAACGGCTTGTGCTCTTTGGATCGGCCGTTTCGCTGATCTTCCCCGGAATCGTCACCGACATCGGCGGAGCGCTTGTTCTCGCCGCAATCTGGTTCCTCCAGAAGCAGGGCCTGGAACGGGACGCGCTGAAATAA
- a CDS encoding TAXI family TRAP transporter solute-binding subunit, protein MLKGRRNLIVAAGVLCMFLFAGSAFAVTHITMGTAGVGGMNYPVGMAMAKIWNANIKDMKAVAIATAGAVQNIDMLRTKDIEVAVCRANEAYRAFNGLEKYEGKPHTWLRALTGGVMFDAKTVVALKDEGIKSIKDFKGKRIAVGPVGSGGELDAREILAAYGLTYNDITPEYVEASQAVDMMSDGLIQGAILGFTPGASAISELMVTGKVIILPIEEDGYQALKKINPLVDKRVLKAGTYPNQDYDVETCGDPADLIITREDLPEDLVYQMTKALYENVDDVRSVAAAVRGFGPDLVAPPEKMLIPYHPGALRYFKEAGILK, encoded by the coding sequence ATGTTGAAAGGCAGAAGAAACCTGATAGTTGCGGCTGGAGTTCTTTGCATGTTCCTGTTCGCGGGAAGCGCATTCGCGGTGACCCACATCACCATGGGAACGGCAGGAGTGGGCGGCATGAACTACCCCGTGGGCATGGCCATGGCCAAAATCTGGAACGCCAACATCAAGGACATGAAGGCTGTCGCCATCGCCACCGCAGGTGCTGTCCAGAACATCGACATGCTCCGGACGAAGGACATCGAAGTGGCGGTCTGCAGGGCCAACGAAGCCTACCGCGCCTTCAACGGCCTCGAGAAATACGAGGGCAAGCCCCATACATGGCTCCGGGCCCTCACCGGCGGCGTCATGTTCGACGCCAAGACCGTGGTGGCCCTGAAGGACGAGGGCATCAAGTCGATCAAGGACTTCAAGGGCAAAAGGATCGCGGTCGGTCCCGTGGGAAGCGGCGGCGAGCTTGACGCCCGGGAAATCCTCGCGGCCTACGGCCTCACTTACAACGACATCACCCCCGAGTACGTGGAAGCCAGCCAGGCGGTGGACATGATGTCCGACGGCCTGATCCAGGGCGCAATCCTCGGCTTCACCCCCGGCGCCTCTGCCATCAGCGAGCTCATGGTCACCGGCAAGGTCATCATTCTCCCCATCGAGGAAGACGGATACCAGGCCCTGAAGAAGATCAACCCCCTCGTCGACAAGAGAGTCCTCAAGGCCGGAACCTATCCGAACCAGGATTATGACGTGGAAACCTGCGGCGACCCCGCCGACCTCATCATCACCAGGGAAGACCTCCCCGAGGACCTCGTCTACCAGATGACCAAGGCCCTCTACGAGAACGTAGATGACGTCCGCAGCGTGGCGGCGGCAGTCCGCGGCTTCGGCCCCGACCTCGTGGCTCCTCCCGAGAAAATGCTGATCCCCTACCACCCCGGCGCACTCCGCTACTTCAAGGAAGCTGGAATTCTGAAGTAA
- a CDS encoding TRAP transporter permease has protein sequence MAREFGVTECEPATQGEAVLRKATKECSYRTETTPFWTTAIIVLSCVFVLYHLITSRFGMPPMFKHRAIHLGFILCLVWMYYPASKRSVQSRPSAVDMVLIVASIAVCGYTVFNVDAFALRGGVALQRDYYFGAVAILLVLEACRRVAGKGLLILAIVFLLYALFGRYIPGVLSHRGYTIQRVIYQMYLTTEGIYGLPIGIAATYLVLFIVFSSFLEKSGLGTLFNDVSLALGGRLVGGPAKVAVIGSALVGMISGSAATNVATSGAFTIPLMKKIGYKPYFAGAIEAAASTGGQIMPPIMGTGAFIMAEFLGIPYITIAAAAIIPAILYFAAVFFQVDLRARKIGLTGMAKEDIPDVKKTILRYGHMFLPIIILVVLLMQHFTPLYAAFYSIVVTWLLSFLRKETRMGFDKLIPLAVSSARSCLSLSVAMANAGFVVAVLSMTGIGIILADNIVALSHGSLFVTLVLCMVVSIVLGMGLPTSACYIIAATIAVPILRELHVPDLQAHFFVFYFSCLSTVTPPVALASYVAAGMSGAGTNEVGWAAFKLAIAGFIVPFFFVYAPAILLVADSTAVIVWATISGLIGAAFLSVAVEGFLFVTLPWFFRVLYFGAALTLIAPGMYSDVIGFGLAAAAFAGTLFLRKREVSRRE, from the coding sequence ATGGCAAGGGAATTCGGCGTCACCGAGTGTGAACCGGCAACCCAGGGAGAGGCGGTCCTGAGGAAAGCCACCAAGGAGTGCAGCTATCGAACGGAAACGACTCCCTTCTGGACTACGGCGATCATCGTCCTGTCCTGCGTCTTTGTCCTGTACCACCTCATCACGTCGAGGTTCGGCATGCCGCCCATGTTCAAGCACAGGGCCATTCACCTCGGCTTCATCCTCTGCCTGGTATGGATGTACTATCCCGCCTCGAAGCGGTCGGTCCAGTCGAGACCCAGTGCCGTCGACATGGTGCTCATAGTTGCTTCCATCGCGGTATGCGGCTATACGGTCTTCAACGTGGACGCCTTCGCCCTCCGGGGGGGAGTGGCCCTCCAGAGAGACTACTACTTCGGCGCGGTGGCGATTCTCCTCGTCCTGGAGGCCTGCCGGAGAGTCGCGGGGAAGGGGCTGCTCATCCTGGCCATTGTTTTCCTTTTGTACGCCCTTTTCGGCCGGTACATTCCGGGGGTTCTCTCCCACAGGGGGTATACCATCCAGAGGGTGATCTACCAGATGTACCTCACCACCGAAGGAATTTACGGCCTTCCCATCGGTATCGCCGCCACCTACCTCGTCCTGTTCATCGTCTTCTCGTCCTTCCTTGAAAAGAGCGGTCTCGGCACCCTGTTCAACGACGTTTCCCTCGCCCTCGGCGGGAGGCTCGTGGGCGGACCCGCCAAGGTTGCCGTCATCGGCAGCGCCCTCGTGGGCATGATCAGCGGAAGCGCCGCCACCAACGTGGCCACGTCGGGAGCCTTCACTATCCCGCTCATGAAGAAGATAGGGTACAAGCCCTATTTCGCCGGAGCCATCGAGGCCGCCGCCTCCACGGGCGGCCAGATCATGCCCCCCATCATGGGCACCGGAGCCTTCATCATGGCGGAATTCCTCGGCATTCCCTACATTACCATCGCCGCGGCGGCCATCATTCCGGCGATCCTCTACTTCGCCGCCGTCTTCTTCCAGGTTGACCTCAGGGCCCGGAAGATCGGCCTGACGGGCATGGCGAAGGAAGACATCCCCGACGTGAAGAAGACCATCCTGCGGTACGGTCACATGTTCCTGCCTATCATCATCCTTGTGGTCCTGCTCATGCAGCACTTCACGCCCCTGTACGCGGCCTTCTACTCCATTGTGGTGACGTGGCTCCTCTCCTTCCTCCGGAAGGAGACCCGCATGGGTTTTGACAAGCTCATTCCCCTTGCCGTTTCTTCCGCCAGGTCATGTCTGAGTCTCAGCGTGGCCATGGCCAACGCGGGATTCGTGGTGGCCGTGCTGTCCATGACGGGCATCGGCATCATCCTCGCCGACAACATCGTGGCCCTTTCCCACGGCAGCCTCTTCGTCACCCTGGTGCTCTGCATGGTGGTCTCCATCGTCCTCGGCATGGGCCTTCCGACGAGCGCCTGCTACATCATCGCCGCCACCATTGCCGTGCCGATTCTCAGGGAATTGCACGTTCCCGACCTCCAGGCCCACTTCTTCGTCTTCTACTTTTCCTGCCTCTCCACGGTGACCCCTCCGGTCGCCCTGGCCTCCTACGTGGCGGCCGGCATGTCCGGAGCAGGGACGAACGAAGTCGGGTGGGCAGCCTTCAAGCTCGCCATCGCAGGTTTCATCGTGCCCTTCTTCTTCGTCTACGCCCCGGCCATTTTGCTTGTCGCAGACAGCACGGCGGTCATCGTCTGGGCGACCATCTCCGGCCTTATAGGCGCGGCGTTTCTTTCGGTGGCTGTGGAGGGATTCCTGTTCGTCACCCTGCCATGGTTCTTCAGGGTTCTGTATTTCGGAGCGGCACTGACGCTCATCGCACCGGGCATGTATTCTGACGTTATCGGTTTCGGCCTCGCTGCGGCGGCCTTTGCGGGGACGCTGTTCCTGAGAAAAAGGGAGGTGAGCCGCAGGGAATAG